One region of Rhodocaloribacter litoris genomic DNA includes:
- a CDS encoding dienelactone hydrolase family protein encodes MRRNILIPLLSLLMAACAGETDRAADDYAGRMAREHAGDTPDPTGIVRPPDIPVVTREVEYGVVEGRPVTGYLAEPANPDSVLRARGAAAGAGLPGLIVIHEWWGLNDNIRQMTAQLAGQGYRALAVDLYGGRVTADPAEARELVQAAMAQPETATANLKAAYAYLTGTERAPRVAAIGWCFGGGMALNAALALPAELDAVVIYYGRLVTDRDRLAALQMPVIGFFGGQDQGIPVETVRTFEETMNALGKNVTVHVYEAADHAFANPSGTRYDAAAAEDAWARTLAFLERHLWG; translated from the coding sequence ATGCGACGCAACATCCTGATTCCGCTTCTGTCGTTGCTGATGGCAGCCTGTGCCGGAGAGACCGACCGGGCGGCCGACGACTATGCCGGGCGCATGGCCCGCGAGCACGCCGGCGACACGCCCGATCCGACCGGCATCGTACGGCCGCCGGACATCCCCGTCGTCACGCGCGAGGTCGAGTACGGGGTGGTGGAGGGCCGGCCGGTTACCGGCTATCTGGCCGAACCGGCAAACCCGGACTCCGTCCTCCGGGCGCGGGGTGCGGCCGCCGGTGCGGGCCTGCCGGGCCTCATCGTCATCCACGAGTGGTGGGGTCTGAACGACAACATCCGGCAGATGACGGCGCAGCTGGCCGGGCAGGGATACCGGGCGCTGGCCGTGGATCTCTACGGCGGTCGGGTGACGGCGGATCCGGCCGAGGCACGGGAGCTCGTGCAGGCCGCCATGGCGCAACCCGAGACGGCGACGGCGAACCTCAAGGCGGCCTATGCCTACCTGACCGGGACGGAGCGGGCGCCGCGCGTGGCCGCCATCGGCTGGTGCTTCGGGGGCGGGATGGCCCTCAACGCGGCACTGGCGCTGCCCGCCGAGCTCGATGCCGTGGTCATCTACTACGGCCGCCTCGTCACCGACCGGGATCGCCTGGCCGCGCTGCAGATGCCGGTCATCGGCTTCTTCGGCGGGCAGGATCAGGGCATCCCCGTCGAAACGGTCCGCACCTTCGAGGAGACGATGAACGCCCTGGGCAAGAACGTCACCGTTCACGTCTACGAAGCGGCCGACCATGCCTTCGCCAACCCGTCGGGCACGCGCTACGACGCGGCTGCCGCCGAAGACGCCTGGGCCCGCACCCTGGCGTTTCTGGAACGGCACCTCTGGGGCTGA
- a CDS encoding YceI family protein: MITSAGASRVTSLNTYVVDPVHSCVQFRVRHLGFSRITGRFDTFSAVLRMNPVSLGSLAVEARIDAASVNTGDAVRDAHLRSADFFEADRYPEILFKSTRTRDVRVDALVLCGRLTLHGITRPVELAVTYLGEARDLDGRERIAFEAHTRINRKDFGLTWNSVLETGGLLVGEDVEVMLAVQAVRTAG; encoded by the coding sequence ATGATTACTTCCGCCGGAGCCTCGCGTGTGACCAGCCTGAACACCTATGTGGTCGATCCGGTTCATTCCTGCGTGCAGTTCCGGGTACGGCACCTGGGCTTCAGCCGGATCACCGGCCGCTTCGACACCTTTTCCGCCGTGTTGCGGATGAACCCGGTCTCGCTCGGCAGCCTGGCCGTCGAGGCCCGGATCGACGCCGCGTCGGTCAATACCGGCGATGCGGTGCGGGACGCTCACCTGCGCTCGGCGGACTTTTTCGAAGCCGATCGTTACCCGGAGATCCTCTTCAAAAGCACCCGCACCCGCGACGTGCGGGTCGATGCGCTCGTGCTCTGCGGCCGGCTGACCCTGCACGGCATCACCCGTCCGGTCGAGCTCGCCGTGACGTATCTTGGCGAGGCGCGCGACCTCGACGGACGGGAACGCATCGCCTTCGAGGCTCATACGCGCATCAACCGGAAGGACTTCGGCCTCACCTGGAACAGCGTGCTCGAAACCGGCGGCCTGCTCGTCGGTGAAGACGTGGAGGTCATGCTGGCGGTGCAGGCCGTACGCACCGCCGGCTAA
- a CDS encoding DUF4399 domain-containing protein, giving the protein MKIVRGNLRPRARPAHLLQRSFVPPTHHHTTMKHLALPASCFLLLLFAAACGGSETPSPENTEVTTTETDTTAVQVFFVTPADGDTVTSPVRVVMGAEGVRIVPAGTMEEGTGHLHILIDTDFVPAGQVIPTDSLHLHFGQGQLEAELELAPGTHTLRLQLADGAHIALDGPQYRDEIRITVQQ; this is encoded by the coding sequence ATGAAGATTGTGCGAGGCAACCTGCGCCCGCGGGCACGGCCGGCCCACCTGCTTCAGCGCTCCTTCGTTCCTCCCACCCACCACCACACCACGATGAAACACCTTGCACTACCCGCCTCCTGCTTCCTCCTGCTCCTGTTTGCCGCGGCCTGCGGCGGTTCGGAGACCCCCTCCCCGGAAAACACCGAGGTGACGACCACCGAGACGGACACGACCGCCGTACAGGTCTTCTTCGTCACCCCGGCCGACGGCGACACGGTCACCTCGCCCGTGCGCGTCGTCATGGGGGCCGAGGGCGTCCGGATCGTCCCCGCCGGCACCATGGAGGAAGGCACCGGGCACCTGCACATCCTCATCGACACGGACTTCGTGCCGGCCGGCCAGGTGATCCCGACCGATTCCCTGCACCTCCACTTCGGCCAGGGACAGCTCGAAGCCGAGCTCGAGCTTGCACCGGGCACCCACACGCTCCGCCTGCAACTGGCCGACGGTGCCCACATCGCCCTCGACGGCCCGCAGTACCGGGACGAGATCCGGATCACCGTGCAGCAGTAG
- a CDS encoding phosphatidate cytidylyltransferase: MTETSTRPGRSADDLDFTGELWRKGLHLLALVVPLGMALLGKPAALALLVPLALLAAGADVLRAYAPWFNRLVDRCFGAMMRRSERPPPGTVVLNGATWVLVTAALLTWLFPVRIAAPAFAAFMVADAAAALVGRRLGRHPWPGGTRTVEGSLAFLLTGLATLALTPGVTLWTGAVAVLLGTATEALPGPLNDNLRVPLVMATVLFALERFVLGHPVPLF; this comes from the coding sequence ATGACGGAGACGAGCACACGCCCCGGGCGTTCCGCGGACGATCTGGATTTTACCGGCGAGTTGTGGCGCAAGGGGCTGCACCTGCTGGCGCTCGTCGTGCCGCTCGGGATGGCCTTGCTGGGCAAACCGGCGGCGCTCGCCCTCCTGGTGCCGCTGGCCCTGCTGGCTGCCGGCGCCGACGTGTTGCGGGCGTATGCACCGTGGTTCAACCGGCTCGTCGACCGGTGCTTCGGGGCCATGATGCGGCGGAGCGAGCGGCCACCGCCGGGCACCGTCGTCCTCAACGGGGCCACCTGGGTGCTCGTGACGGCGGCGCTGCTGACCTGGCTCTTTCCGGTGCGGATCGCCGCCCCGGCCTTTGCGGCCTTCATGGTGGCCGACGCCGCGGCCGCCCTGGTCGGCCGGCGCCTCGGGCGGCACCCCTGGCCCGGCGGCACCCGCACCGTCGAGGGGTCGCTGGCCTTCCTGCTGACCGGGCTCGCGACCCTCGCCCTGACGCCGGGTGTGACGCTCTGGACCGGCGCGGTTGCCGTCCTGCTGGGCACCGCCACCGAGGCCCTGCCGGGACCGCTCAACGACAACCTCCGCGTCCCCCTGGTGATGGCCACGGTGCTTTTTGCGCTCGAACGCTTCGTCCTCGGCCACCCGGTTCCCCTCTTCTGA
- a CDS encoding family 4C encapsulin nanocompartment shell protein yields MTILEHTPTQDEILDFIDDSVRQLQEAGAEARFILMGREAYHTFRHALAERLHRKPKYFETYNYLPVVLDPFRQAAVCVVPGAGACAEGVQAYRIDA; encoded by the coding sequence ATGACGATCCTCGAGCATACCCCCACGCAGGACGAGATCCTGGATTTCATCGACGACAGCGTCCGGCAGCTCCAGGAGGCCGGCGCCGAGGCCCGGTTCATCCTGATGGGCCGGGAGGCGTACCACACGTTCCGCCATGCACTGGCCGAGCGGCTCCACCGCAAGCCCAAATACTTCGAGACATACAACTACCTGCCCGTGGTGCTCGACCCGTTCCGGCAAGCCGCCGTCTGCGTCGTTCCCGGGGCAGGCGCCTGTGCCGAGGGGGTTCAGGCCTACCGGATCGACGCCTGA
- a CDS encoding flavin reductase family protein — MEFDLSELLPRDRHKLLSGLIVPRPIAWVTTLDEAGNLNAAPFSFFNMMGSDPPVVVFGPGDRPDGTPKDTAENVRRTRAFVVHVVDETLAERMNVTAIDFPRGQSEVTAAGLTPVPSVRVAVPRLAEAPAALECREVATLNVGRTRLVVGEVLYLHVRDELVDPGLMYVHTEKLHAVGRMHGGGWYTRTRDLFRMDRIPFEKWNEEMVR, encoded by the coding sequence ATGGAGTTCGACCTGAGTGAGCTGCTTCCCCGCGACCGTCACAAGCTGCTGAGCGGGCTCATCGTACCGCGCCCCATTGCCTGGGTCACCACGCTGGACGAGGCCGGCAACCTGAATGCGGCGCCCTTCAGCTTCTTCAACATGATGGGCAGCGATCCGCCGGTGGTGGTCTTCGGGCCGGGAGACCGCCCCGACGGCACACCGAAGGATACGGCCGAGAACGTTCGCCGCACCCGTGCCTTCGTGGTGCATGTGGTCGATGAGACGCTGGCCGAACGGATGAACGTGACGGCCATCGACTTCCCGCGAGGGCAGAGCGAGGTGACCGCCGCCGGCCTGACGCCCGTGCCGTCGGTGCGCGTGGCCGTGCCCCGCCTGGCCGAGGCACCGGCCGCCCTCGAATGCCGCGAGGTCGCGACCCTGAACGTGGGCCGCACGCGCCTCGTCGTCGGGGAGGTGCTCTACCTGCACGTCCGGGACGAGCTCGTCGATCCCGGGCTGATGTACGTGCATACCGAAAAGCTGCACGCCGTCGGTCGCATGCACGGTGGCGGCTGGTATACCCGCACCCGCGACCTCTTTCGCATGGACCGCATCCCGTTTGAAAAATGGAATGAAGAAATGGTTAGATGA
- a CDS encoding MmcQ/YjbR family DNA-binding protein gives MDIETLYRYCLAKKGATEDTPFGEDVLVFKVMGKMFALLFLEERPLRLNLKCDPARALELRARYAAVQPGYHMNKRHWNTVVLDGEIPIAEVKALIDHAYDLVVRGLPKRDREVLARS, from the coding sequence ATGGACATCGAAACCCTGTATCGGTACTGTCTGGCCAAGAAAGGCGCCACCGAAGACACACCCTTCGGCGAGGACGTGCTCGTTTTCAAGGTGATGGGAAAAATGTTTGCCCTCCTTTTTCTGGAGGAGCGGCCGTTGCGCCTCAACCTTAAATGCGATCCGGCGCGGGCGCTCGAACTCCGGGCGCGGTATGCTGCGGTGCAACCCGGCTACCACATGAACAAGCGGCACTGGAACACGGTCGTGCTGGACGGTGAAATCCCCATTGCCGAGGTGAAGGCGCTGATCGACCACGCGTATGACCTGGTCGTGCGCGGGCTGCCGAAGCGGGATCGGGAGGTGCTGGCACGGTCATGA
- a CDS encoding DUF5687 family protein has translation MPAFATYRLLTRNQWRIFLRSLRARQNLFVWSVFGIMGLYLGLTLITLGLYFERFAGLLAPSGDPVTVVNTYLLPVFIGLFGLRFLFQQTPALRFQPYLHLPIERARLVRFFQATSLLSLHNVYPLLFFVPFWSRHVAGHYPAGGAAAWLLGVLLALAASNFANLLVRSVLTRHEGRFLLGFGVLLSLIYLDELLGTRYVQVFSAYLFGGLLAGETTVLLLVTALPVWMVLASNLMLLQRLHGGLYLPRSGTAVPARRTRRLPLLERAGLTGRLILLELRLIWRNRRPRHYLLLSLLFSTLYLVFLLANPSPGGDVILGGIIGLFASGGFVLNHGQLMFSWESSHFDGLLVRPLPARALIRAKLLLLQASCLLLFVASLPLFLWLKPALVKLHLAFLFYNAGITTVLVMLLALRNRQPVDLARSGAFFNYEGFSTAHWLWFFPTALPPSIALFALRDTPDTGLLLLGGLGLIGLLATPLWISYFASRFEQCRLRMAEGFRRRRTWTPCT, from the coding sequence ATGCCTGCCTTCGCGACGTATCGCCTGCTGACCCGAAACCAGTGGCGGATCTTTCTCCGCTCGCTGCGGGCACGCCAGAACCTCTTCGTCTGGAGCGTTTTTGGCATTATGGGGCTCTATCTGGGACTCACCCTGATCACGCTCGGGCTGTACTTCGAACGGTTTGCCGGGTTGCTCGCCCCTTCAGGGGATCCCGTGACGGTGGTCAACACCTACCTGCTGCCGGTGTTCATCGGCCTCTTCGGCCTTCGCTTTCTCTTCCAGCAGACGCCGGCGCTCCGGTTTCAGCCGTACCTGCACCTGCCCATCGAGCGGGCGCGGCTCGTGCGCTTCTTTCAGGCCACATCGCTGCTGAGCCTGCACAACGTCTACCCCCTGCTGTTCTTCGTGCCGTTCTGGAGCCGGCACGTTGCAGGGCACTACCCGGCAGGCGGGGCGGCCGCATGGCTCCTGGGGGTATTGCTGGCCCTCGCCGCCTCCAACTTCGCCAACCTGCTCGTTCGCTCGGTTCTTACCCGGCACGAAGGGCGTTTCCTGCTGGGCTTCGGCGTGTTGCTCTCGCTCATCTACCTCGACGAGCTGCTCGGAACCCGGTACGTGCAGGTCTTCTCCGCCTACCTCTTCGGCGGGCTGCTCGCCGGCGAGACGACCGTCCTGCTCCTGGTGACGGCTCTCCCGGTGTGGATGGTGCTGGCCTCGAACCTGATGCTGCTCCAGCGGCTGCACGGCGGCCTGTACCTGCCGCGGTCCGGGACCGCGGTTCCGGCCCGCCGGACGCGGCGCCTCCCGCTGCTCGAGCGGGCCGGTCTCACCGGCCGGCTCATCCTGCTCGAACTGCGGCTGATCTGGCGCAACCGCCGTCCCCGCCACTACCTGCTCCTTTCGCTGCTGTTCTCCACGCTCTACCTCGTCTTCCTGCTCGCCAACCCCTCGCCCGGAGGAGACGTCATCCTCGGCGGCATCATCGGGCTGTTTGCCTCCGGCGGGTTCGTGCTCAACCACGGCCAGCTCATGTTCAGCTGGGAAAGCAGCCACTTCGACGGGCTCCTGGTCCGGCCGCTTCCGGCGCGGGCGCTGATCCGGGCCAAGCTGCTGCTGCTGCAGGCTTCCTGTCTCCTGCTCTTCGTCGCCAGCCTGCCCCTGTTCCTCTGGCTGAAACCGGCCCTGGTGAAGCTCCACCTCGCTTTCCTCTTCTACAATGCCGGCATCACGACGGTGCTGGTGATGCTGCTGGCGCTGCGCAACCGGCAGCCCGTCGACCTCGCCCGCAGCGGTGCCTTCTTCAACTACGAAGGGTTCTCCACCGCCCACTGGCTCTGGTTCTTCCCGACCGCCCTGCCCCCCTCGATCGCGCTGTTCGCCCTGCGCGACACCCCCGACACGGGGCTGCTCCTGCTCGGCGGCCTGGGCCTGATCGGCCTGCTGGCCACCCCGCTCTGGATCTCCTACTTCGCCTCCCGCTTCGAACAATGCCGCCTGCGCATGGCCGAGGGCTTCCGCCGGCGGCGCACCTGGACCCCATGCACGTAG
- the hemH gene encoding ferrochelatase → MPVRRGACVGVVLLHPGGPRRAEDTPSFLYNVLMDPALLEVPLGKRLRPVVCRLLASLLAKPINREYEMIGGRSPINRLTREQAQALEAALNHKFGQAAGIEFRTYIAARYGHPSAEAAALQMEADGVDCVVLLPLYPQYSKLTTGSSLFQWWVLEQSGEIPRWPTTFVYEYAAHPKYVQAISERIDEALQRFPRAVRKDVHLVFVARGTPLREMTERRDPYCCLVHATVDRVMACRGHDLPFHVTFQSVLGVAEWLSPETEEKLEALARDGARAVLMVPVSFVSDRLETVYRLDVKLRERAEALGVFHYEVTSGLNCHPLFIEALAEIAVAQLVCGDTAFAGFSGDGVPSYALCPLGRRASFAPSERMTRCARCPALAEAMRWEHDTGLPAPVDRPRH, encoded by the coding sequence TTGCCTGTTCGGCGTGGGGCGTGTGTCGGCGTCGTGCTCTTGCATCCCGGCGGTCCCCGTCGTGCCGAGGATACCCCTTCTTTTCTCTACAACGTGCTCATGGACCCGGCGCTGCTCGAGGTGCCGCTCGGGAAGCGCTTGCGGCCGGTGGTTTGCCGCCTGCTGGCGTCGCTCCTGGCCAAACCGATCAACCGGGAATACGAGATGATCGGGGGGCGCTCGCCGATCAACCGGCTGACGCGGGAGCAGGCACAGGCGCTGGAGGCGGCCCTGAATCATAAGTTCGGGCAGGCCGCCGGGATCGAGTTCCGCACCTACATCGCCGCGCGCTACGGCCACCCGTCCGCCGAGGCGGCAGCCCTCCAGATGGAAGCCGATGGGGTGGATTGCGTGGTGCTTCTGCCGCTCTACCCCCAGTACTCGAAGCTGACGACCGGCTCTTCCCTGTTTCAATGGTGGGTGCTCGAGCAGTCGGGTGAGATCCCGCGCTGGCCGACGACCTTCGTCTATGAGTATGCGGCCCATCCCAAATACGTTCAGGCCATCAGCGAGCGGATCGACGAGGCCCTGCAACGCTTCCCGCGCGCGGTGCGGAAGGACGTGCACCTGGTTTTCGTCGCCCGGGGGACTCCCCTGCGCGAGATGACCGAGCGGCGGGACCCGTACTGCTGCCTGGTACACGCCACGGTCGACCGGGTCATGGCCTGTCGCGGGCACGACCTGCCGTTCCACGTCACGTTTCAGAGCGTGCTGGGGGTGGCCGAATGGCTTTCGCCGGAGACGGAGGAGAAGCTGGAAGCCCTCGCCCGGGACGGGGCACGGGCTGTGCTGATGGTCCCGGTCTCTTTCGTTTCGGATCGCCTGGAGACGGTCTACCGGCTCGACGTGAAGCTGCGCGAGCGGGCCGAGGCACTCGGGGTCTTTCATTACGAGGTCACGTCCGGGTTGAACTGCCATCCCCTCTTCATCGAGGCGCTGGCCGAAATCGCCGTCGCGCAGCTCGTCTGCGGGGACACGGCCTTTGCCGGCTTCAGCGGCGACGGGGTGCCGTCCTATGCCCTGTGCCCGCTCGGGCGCCGGGCGTCGTTTGCCCCGTCGGAGCGGATGACGCGGTGTGCCCGGTGCCCGGCCCTGGCCGAGGCGATGCGCTGGGAGCACGACACCGGCCTGCCGGCACCGGTGGACCGGCCGCGGCACTAG
- a CDS encoding RluA family pseudouridine synthase, with the protein MTLDVLYLDNHLLVVNKPPGLLAQADHTGDPDVLTLGKAWLKARFGKPGRVFLGLVHRLDRPASGVMVLARTSKAAARLSDQFRRRLPEKRYLALVEGVWTGAGTAVDHLVKAGRTVRVVPATHPGARRAELAWRVLATDEAERLSLVEVRLETGRPHQVRVQLAHRGHPLLGDFRYGASRPLDGRNLALHAYRLGIEHPTRRVPMHWVAPPPAAWGTRFREAIRERLARE; encoded by the coding sequence ATGACGCTCGACGTCCTGTATTTGGACAACCACCTGCTCGTCGTCAACAAGCCGCCGGGCTTGCTGGCACAGGCCGACCATACCGGCGACCCGGATGTGCTCACCCTCGGCAAGGCGTGGCTGAAGGCGCGCTTCGGCAAACCCGGCCGGGTGTTCCTCGGCCTCGTGCACCGGCTCGACCGGCCGGCTTCCGGGGTGATGGTGCTGGCCCGGACGTCGAAGGCGGCCGCCCGCCTGAGTGACCAGTTTCGCCGTCGCCTGCCCGAGAAGCGCTACCTGGCGCTCGTCGAGGGGGTGTGGACGGGGGCGGGCACGGCGGTAGACCACCTCGTGAAGGCCGGGCGCACCGTACGGGTGGTGCCGGCCACCCATCCGGGGGCACGGCGGGCCGAACTCGCCTGGCGGGTGCTGGCCACCGACGAAGCGGAGCGCCTCAGCCTCGTCGAGGTGCGGCTGGAGACGGGACGCCCCCACCAGGTCCGCGTGCAACTGGCCCACCGGGGACACCCCCTGCTCGGCGACTTCCGGTACGGCGCCTCCCGCCCGCTCGACGGGCGCAACCTGGCCCTGCATGCCTACCGGCTCGGTATCGAACACCCGACCCGCCGCGTTCCGATGCACTGGGTGGCCCCGCCGCCGGCGGCCTGGGGTACGCGTTTCCGGGAGGCCATCCGGGAGCGGCTCGCCCGTGAATGA
- a CDS encoding anion transporter, whose protein sequence is MPPPWLSLLVIALTFAGIAAGHVPGLRMNRASIALVGAAALLALGLLSLEEAYAVLDLDTLTLLFGMMVLNANLRMAGFFSLVAGRLLHRTRSPRQLLFLLMIAAGLLSALFLNDTIVLIFTPLVAEVTLSLRRNPIPYLMGLALAANIGSVATITGNPQNMLIGVASGLRYTTFSAYLLPVALIGLVLAWIVVVRTYRSEFGQPFEKDAPPATLRYHRPLLRKSLLATGLLLGALLAGVSPPLAALTSAALLLVTRRLKPERVFREIDWSLLVFFAGLFVVTGALETTGWRDRLFTVMLPLAEGGVVPLSLVSATLSNLISNVPAVMLFRPFVPQFPDPTQAWLTLAMATTLAGNLTLLGSVANLIVAETARHRGIRLTFTEYLRAGLPTTFLTLGAGMVWLLLVT, encoded by the coding sequence ATGCCCCCGCCCTGGCTCAGCCTGCTCGTCATCGCCCTGACGTTCGCCGGGATTGCCGCCGGGCACGTACCCGGCCTGCGGATGAACCGGGCAAGTATCGCACTCGTCGGCGCCGCAGCGCTCCTGGCCCTGGGCCTCCTCTCGCTGGAAGAAGCCTACGCCGTCCTCGACCTCGACACGCTCACGCTGCTGTTCGGCATGATGGTGCTGAACGCCAACCTGCGCATGGCCGGCTTCTTCAGCCTGGTGGCCGGGCGGCTGCTGCACCGCACCCGCTCGCCCCGGCAGCTCCTATTCCTGCTGATGATCGCCGCCGGACTCCTCTCGGCGCTCTTTTTGAACGACACCATCGTGCTCATCTTCACGCCGCTGGTCGCCGAGGTCACCCTGTCCCTGCGACGCAACCCGATCCCGTACCTGATGGGGCTGGCACTGGCGGCCAACATCGGGTCGGTGGCGACCATCACGGGCAACCCGCAGAACATGTTGATCGGGGTGGCCTCGGGCCTCCGCTACACGACGTTCTCGGCCTATCTGCTGCCGGTCGCGCTCATCGGGCTGGTGCTGGCATGGATCGTGGTGGTACGTACCTACCGGTCCGAGTTCGGGCAGCCGTTCGAAAAGGACGCGCCCCCGGCCACGCTGCGATACCACCGCCCGCTCCTGCGCAAAAGCCTGCTGGCGACCGGGCTGCTGCTCGGGGCCCTGCTCGCCGGTGTATCGCCTCCTCTGGCCGCGCTGACCTCGGCCGCCCTCCTGCTCGTCACCCGCCGGCTGAAGCCCGAACGCGTCTTCCGCGAGATCGACTGGTCGCTGCTCGTCTTCTTCGCCGGGCTGTTCGTGGTGACCGGCGCCCTGGAGACGACCGGCTGGCGCGACCGCCTCTTCACCGTCATGCTGCCGCTGGCCGAGGGAGGCGTCGTACCGCTGAGCCTCGTCTCGGCCACGCTGAGCAACCTGATCTCGAACGTGCCGGCCGTGATGCTCTTCCGCCCGTTCGTGCCGCAATTCCCCGACCCCACCCAGGCCTGGCTGACGCTCGCGATGGCCACCACGCTGGCCGGCAACCTGACCCTGCTCGGCTCCGTCGCCAACCTGATCGTCGCCGAGACGGCCCGTCACCGCGGCATACGCCTGACGTTCACCGAATACCTCCGGGCCGGTCTGCCCACCACGTTCCTCACCCTGGGCGCCGGCATGGTCTGGCTGCTCCTGGTGACCTGA
- a CDS encoding ABC transporter ATP-binding protein, whose product MHVDVHGLKKTFGTTTALDIPELHIAPGEIVGLVGSNGAGKTTFLRLVLNLIEPSAGAVYLDGRNVAEHEDWKRHTGSYLDRTYLIDYLTADEYFDFIGSLYGLSPQETRAALQPLQAFYPDEPLGRTTRFIRDLSMGNAKKIGIMAALFVRPRLLLLDEPFANLDPPSQIRLKQLLRVLHAAHGTTMIISSHDLLHVTEVCHRITLLERGRIVRDKATSPDTLHELEKYFTS is encoded by the coding sequence ATGCACGTAGACGTACACGGCCTGAAGAAGACCTTCGGCACCACCACCGCGCTCGACATCCCCGAGCTCCACATCGCCCCGGGCGAGATCGTGGGCCTCGTCGGCAGCAACGGGGCCGGCAAAACCACGTTCCTCCGCCTCGTGCTCAACCTGATCGAGCCCAGCGCGGGCGCCGTCTACCTCGACGGGCGCAACGTGGCCGAACACGAAGACTGGAAACGCCACACCGGCTCGTACCTCGACCGCACCTACCTCATCGACTACCTGACCGCCGACGAGTACTTCGACTTCATCGGAAGCCTGTACGGGCTCTCGCCCCAAGAAACACGCGCCGCCCTGCAACCCCTTCAGGCCTTCTATCCCGACGAACCCCTCGGCCGGACGACCCGGTTCATCCGCGACCTCTCGATGGGCAATGCCAAAAAGATCGGCATCATGGCCGCCCTGTTCGTCCGCCCGCGCCTGCTCCTGCTCGACGAACCGTTCGCCAACCTGGACCCCCCTTCCCAGATCCGCCTCAAGCAGCTCCTGCGCGTGCTGCACGCCGCGCACGGCACCACGATGATCATCTCCAGCCACGACCTCCTGCACGTGACGGAGGTGTGCCACCGCATCACCCTCCTCGAACGGGGACGCATCGTGCGCGACAAGGCCACCTCTCCGGACACCCTGCACGAGCTGGAAAAATATTTCACCTCCTGA
- a CDS encoding ABC transporter ATP-binding protein — MAEDLGHRFGRRILFRRLGFTLEGGQALAVTGANGSGKSTLVRILAGVLVPSRGTVTLTAGGRAIPPAQRPLHVGLVAPYLNVYEGFSARENLAFLARARRLPEAPRRIEAVLEAVELTARADDLVATYSSGMKQRMRFAAALLADPPLLLLDEPTANLDAPGRAMVSRIVAGALAAGRLVVIATNDAGEAAGCSRILCVEDYR; from the coding sequence GTGGCCGAAGACCTGGGTCACCGGTTCGGCCGCCGCATCCTTTTCCGGAGGCTCGGTTTTACCCTGGAGGGCGGGCAGGCGCTTGCCGTGACGGGTGCGAACGGGTCCGGCAAGTCGACGCTCGTGCGGATCCTGGCGGGGGTGCTGGTGCCGTCCCGGGGCACGGTGACGCTGACGGCCGGCGGCCGGGCGATACCGCCGGCGCAGCGGCCGCTGCACGTGGGCCTGGTGGCTCCCTACCTGAACGTGTATGAAGGGTTCTCCGCCCGGGAGAACCTGGCTTTTCTGGCGCGGGCGCGGCGGCTTCCGGAGGCGCCGCGTCGCATCGAGGCGGTGCTCGAGGCGGTGGAGCTTACCGCCCGTGCCGACGACCTGGTGGCCACCTACTCGTCGGGGATGAAACAGCGGATGCGCTTCGCGGCCGCGCTCCTGGCCGATCCGCCGCTGCTCCTGCTCGACGAGCCGACCGCCAACCTGGATGCCCCGGGCCGGGCCATGGTGTCCCGGATCGTGGCCGGGGCCCTGGCGGCGGGGCGGCTCGTCGTCATCGCCACGAACGATGCCGGGGAAGCGGCGGGGTGCTCCCGGATTCTGTGCGTCGAGGACTACCGTTGA